The following are encoded in a window of Chionomys nivalis chromosome X, mChiNiv1.1, whole genome shotgun sequence genomic DNA:
- the LOC130867802 gene encoding charged multivesicular body protein 1B2 isoform X2 yields MLNCLWSLKAIQKGNTEVARIHAENAIRQKNQAINFLRMSARVDAVAARVQTAVTMGKVTKSMAGVVKSMDATLRSMNLEKISALMDKFEHQFETLDVQTQQMEDTMSSTTTLTTPQNQVDMLLQEMADEAGLDLNMELPQGQTGSVGASVASTEQDELSQRLARLRDQV; encoded by the exons GCCATTCAGAAAGGCAATACAGAAGTTGCAAGAATTCATGCTGAAAATGCAATCCGTCAGAAAAACCAGGCAATCAATTTCTTGAGAATGAGTGCTAGGGTTGATGCTGTGGCAGCCAGAGTTCAAACTGCAGTAACAATGGGCAAG gtGACAAAATCCATGGCAGGTGTAGTTAAATCTATGGATGCTACATTGAGGAGTATGAACCTTGaaaag ATTTCTGCCTTAATGGACAAATTTGAACATCAATTTGAAACATTGGATGTTCAAACACAACAAATGGAAGATACAATGAGTAGCACTACAACCCTAACAACACCACAG aaccAAGTGGATATGCTGCTTCAGGAAATGGCAGATGAAGCTGG CCTTGATCTCAATATGGAGCTCCCACAGGGGCAGACAGGCTCTGTTGGTGCAAGTGTTGCTTCTACGGAGCAG GATGAACTGTCACAGAGGCTTGCTCGTCTTCGTGATCAAGTGTAA
- the LOC130867802 gene encoding charged multivesicular body protein 1B2 isoform X1 — MSNMEKHLFSLKFAAKELNRNAKKCDKEEKAEKAKIKKAIQKGNTEVARIHAENAIRQKNQAINFLRMSARVDAVAARVQTAVTMGKVTKSMAGVVKSMDATLRSMNLEKISALMDKFEHQFETLDVQTQQMEDTMSSTTTLTTPQNQVDMLLQEMADEAGLDLNMELPQGQTGSVGASVASTEQDELSQRLARLRDQV; from the exons AACACTTATTTAGCTTGAAGTTTGCTGCAAAAGAACTTAATAGGAATGCCAAGAAAtgtgataaagaagaaaaagctgAAAAGGCCAAGATAAAAAAG GCCATTCAGAAAGGCAATACAGAAGTTGCAAGAATTCATGCTGAAAATGCAATCCGTCAGAAAAACCAGGCAATCAATTTCTTGAGAATGAGTGCTAGGGTTGATGCTGTGGCAGCCAGAGTTCAAACTGCAGTAACAATGGGCAAG gtGACAAAATCCATGGCAGGTGTAGTTAAATCTATGGATGCTACATTGAGGAGTATGAACCTTGaaaag ATTTCTGCCTTAATGGACAAATTTGAACATCAATTTGAAACATTGGATGTTCAAACACAACAAATGGAAGATACAATGAGTAGCACTACAACCCTAACAACACCACAG aaccAAGTGGATATGCTGCTTCAGGAAATGGCAGATGAAGCTGG CCTTGATCTCAATATGGAGCTCCCACAGGGGCAGACAGGCTCTGTTGGTGCAAGTGTTGCTTCTACGGAGCAG GATGAACTGTCACAGAGGCTTGCTCGTCTTCGTGATCAAGTGTAA